ATCAACCGGCATTATTTCGACCGCTCGCGTGACTCATGCAACGCCAGCCGCGACGTATGCCAAAGTGCCTGAACGTAACTGGGAAAGTGACGATAAGTTAAGTGATGAGGCTAAAGCTACTGGCTGCAAAGACATTGCTGCCCAGTTGGTTGAATTGGACGCTGGCGATGGTATTGATGTGATTATGGGCGGTGGTCGTCGGCATTTTATTCCTGAGACAGTTACTGACTCGGAAGGAAAAACCGGAAAGCGCACGGATGGACGCGACTTAACCAATGAGTGGCTGGAGCGTTACAGTGATCAGTCGGCCTTTTATGTCGAAGATCAAGCCGGTTTCGCTGGTTTGGATTTGGCCAATACGGATAAATTATTAGCCTTGTTTAATTCCTCGCACATGCAATACAACACCGATCGTTTAAGTGATGTCGGTGGTGAGCCGACGGTTACCGAAATGACTCAAGGTGCTTTGGACGTACTTAAAAAGAATGACAAGGGTTATTTTTTGATGGTTGAGTCCGGTCGTATCGATCACGGACACCATGCCGGCAATGCTTACCGGGCTTTGGATGACACCATCGAGTTTGCTAACGCTGTTCAGTATGCGATGGATAACACGGATCCTGAGGAAACCTTGATTCTTGTAACGGCTGATCACAGTCATGTGTTTACCATTGCTGGTTATCCTCAACGCGGTAATCCTATTTTGGGTTTGGTGAAATCTACCGATAGTAGCGGCCAACCCAAGTCAGAACCTTCTTTAGCCTCAGACGGCATGCCCTATACAACTGTTGGTTACGCCAACGGCTTAGGTTTCGCCGACTATGGGGATGGTAACGGTGGTGATCAACGTTATGGCGACGATGCTCATGTAGGCCGTGTTGATTTAACATCCGCTGATACGACTCAGTCAGGCTTCCACCAAGAAGCATTGGTGCCTTTAGGTTCTGAAACTCATGCGGGCGAAGATATTACGGTTCATGCTGTCGGCCCTGGTGCGCACTTATTACAAGGCGTTATCGAACAAAACGTTATTTTCCACGTCATCAACCAAGCGGCGGAACTTGGTGGTGCGGCTTATCAATAGGCGCTTGTCATGAACAGCGATCAGAATTTAATTTGAGGATAAAGCAATGAGTATTTTTGAAAAAAAGCAGCACTCTAAAAAGCATGCTTACACACTATTAAGTGCCTTGATATCAGCGACATTGTTAACGGCATGTTTCGGTGATAATGACGATGATGAATCGGCGCCAGAGCCTGAGCCACCCGTATCCAGCGTGGACTGGACGAAAACCAATCAGTGGTTTAATCAAGGTAAAACGCGTGTTGATGCAGCTCTTGAAACTGAAGAAGTTTTGGTAAAGGGTTCAGCGAAGAATGTGATTCTTTTTGTTGGTGATGGTATGGGTGTCTCGACGGTCACAGCCGCTCGTATTTTTGCAGGGCAAAAAGCAGGTCACACAGGGGAAGAGTATCAGCTAAGCTTTGATAAATTTCCAGTGGCGGGCTTTGCGAAAACTTATAACACCAACCAGCAAACGCCAGATTCAGCGGGCACTATGACCGCAATGATTAGCGGCGTTAAAACCAAAGCTGGGGTGATCGGTTATCCAGAAAGCGCTCTAAGAGCGGACTGTGGTTCAGCGAAGGGAAATGAGTTGGTGACTGCTGTTGAGTTAGCTGAAATGGCTGGAATGGCTACTGGAGTGGTTTCGACGGCACGTATCACTCATGCCACGCCAGCAGCAACTTACGCAAAGTCTCCTGAGCGCAACTGGGAAAGCGATGACAAGCTGACTGACGAAGCAAAAGCAAACGGCTGTAAAGATATCGCCACTCAGCTTGTCGATTTCTCATACGGCGATGGTATTGATGTGGTCATGGGAGGCGGTCGTCGTCACTTTATTCCAAGTACCGTGACCGATGAAGAAGGAAAGTCAGGAAAGCGTACTGATGGCGTTAACTTGATTGATTCATGGAAAGCAAAGTATGCCTCAGGTAGTTATGTTTACGACCAAGCTGGCTTTGATGCCTTGAGCGCTGATTCAAGCAAAGTTCTTGGCTTGTTCAACTCATCGCACATGGAGTATGAAGCAGATCGCGCTAATGATACGGCGGGCGAACCTTCGTTGAGCGAGATGACGTCAAAGTCGATAGATATCTTAAGCAAAAATGACAAAGGCTTCTTTTTAACCGTGGAGTCAGGCCGAATTGATCATGGTCACCATGCTGGTAACGCTTACCGTGCGCTTGAAGATGCTGTTGAGTTTGCACAAGCGGTACAAGCCGCTGTCGACAAAGTTGATTTAAGCGAGACCTTGATAATTGTTACTGCTGACCATAGTCATGTATTTACCTTGGCTGGCTATCCTACGCGAGGCAACCCAATTTTGGGCGTGGTCAAAGGTAATGATGGGGCGGGACACCCTAACGATGAAGCTGTGATGGCTAAAGATGATATGCCTTACACCACCGTCGGTTACGCTAATGGCTTAGGCTTTGCCGACTATGGTGACGGGAATGGTGGTGATCAGCGATACGGTGATCCAGCCGCTGCCCATCGTCATGACCTTGAAGGTATTGATACTGAGTCAACAGGTTTCCACCAAGAGGCATTGATTCCATTGGGTTCTGAGACTCATTCGGGTGAAGATGTGGGCATTTATGCCATTGGCCCTGGGGCACAGTTACTGCGTGGTACTCATGAGCAAAGCAACATTTTCCATGCTATGAATCATATCGCTGATTTAGTAGGAAAGGCTGAAGCAACTCAATAGTTAGCACGTTTATTGGCACCCTTAACTCTCTGACTGGGAAGAGGGTGCCACATTATTAAAGCTAAAGCAGATGTATGAAGTGAACATTATGTTTCAAATGAATAAGCTCGTTACTCTAACTGCCATACTATGTTTTATGGCTCTGGCCTTATCAAGTTTATCCATGGCACAACCCTCATCCTCGGCCAAGAAGGCGGAGTTTGTTGTGACTAAAGGCGCTGCGTCATCTTTACTAACCGTTTGGTTTGACCATGAAACGCTCGCATTTTCACCGCAAGACTCTAACAAAGTTGGTGTGTGGCATTTATGGCAAACCAATAACCCCAGTTTTTATCAAGTCTACTCTGAGGCTGGCTATCGCATTGAATTCGATCGCTTTGCTAGCCAGGACATGCAGTCGGTTTTAGATGATCTGAAGCAACTGATCAGTCACGGAAACTTTGTTGATAGTCATGCGATTAACGCTAAACAGTTTGAGCTGGCATCGCTCGAATCAGGGTTAACCGTACAACAACACATGGAGCAGTGGAGTGACTATAAAACCTATGACTATGCAGACATTGGAGACAATGAAGCGGATCCGATGCTAGGTAAATTAATTCAGCAGGGATTTATTCGAGCGCTTTAAGTCAGGACTATCGCTAACGATGCGCATTTTGAAGCACTAACTTTTTTCCTTTTTAGGGCTTTATTATTGCAAGGCTTTGAGCGATAATGCGCGCAACTCAGCTGGTCCCCCCGCAACGATACGTTGTGAATCCCGCCAGGCCCGGAAGGGAGCAACGGTAGCAGCCGACTCGTGTGCCGGGGTGTGGCTAGCTGGGCCTTAACCATCAATAGGTTAAGGGCATCGTTAGATGACCGAGTCAGATTTAAAAAAAGCCGCTAGTGGAAACACTGAGCGGCTTTTTCTTTACCCTAAGAAAAGGAACTTAACCCTCTAGCTTAGCGCTTTAGTTCACGAGCACTGTCTTCATCATTATTGGGATCGACAATCATGGATTCCAATTTCGATTCATATGCATCAACTTCGAAAACGTCGCGTAACGTCGTGATATCACGAATCAATTCTTTATCGCTGATAAGCGCCCCAATGGTGTCACCATAACCAGTACCACCATTACCGCCCGGTGAGGCTAGGTTGTATGAGTCGAAAATTTCTTCATAAGCAGCATAATCGGTTTCAAAGCGCCATGAGCAGCCATTTCCAAGTGACTCACTCGGTAACCAAGTGTCGCCATCTCCAAAGTCAGCGTTTCGAGCTAAGTTACACGCTTCTTCAGTACTGAATGGCCCCCGAGAGTCATAATTGTAGCTATAGTTACCCGTATACTGTTGTGCCGTGTAAAACCAGCCGCCACAAGTCGCGCAGTTAGATGCTGCAGAGGAGTTTATGCTAGTAGCACCCAAGCCAACGGCTGCTGCTGTTATCAAGATTGTTTTTAAGTGTTTCATTAGAAAGCCTCGTTGTTGTCATATTCAGTTACTGAGTGTAGAGCGAGGCGAAGGCCGAAGCGATTGTTATCTAGGGCAAAAGAGGGAGTCTTTGGGAAAACTTGGGTAAAAGCCTATCTATTTGATTTTTATGAATTAAATGTTTTGCATACACTGCCGGTTTGTGACAAATAGATTTTCCATCGGTTTAAAGTGTGCTATGGTTTCTGCACTAAAACGATAAGCATTTCTATATTGATTAATTTATGAGCTATCAAGTGCTCGCCCGCAAATGGCGCCCAAAAAACTTCCAAGAACTTCGTGGTCAAGAGCACGTCAGTCGTGCTTTGGTCAATGCTATCGAAAGCGGTCGACTGCACCATGCTTATCTTTTCACCGGGACACGCGGTGTCGGTAAAACGACCATCGCACGGATTCTATCGAAGTGTTTGAACTGTGAAGCAGAAGGCGTCACAGCCACACCTTGTGGACAATGTGGCAGCTGCTCAGAAATTGATCAAGGTCGCTTTGTTGATCTGATTGAAGTGGATGCAGCCTCTAGAACCAAAGTCGATGATACTCGTGAACTTCTCGAAAATGTTCAGTACCGACCAACTCGTGGTCGATATAAGGTATACCTTATTGATGAGGTTCATATGCTCTCTAACAGCTCTTTTAACGCGCTGTTAAAAACATTAGAAGAGCCACCTGAGCACGTAATATTTTTATTGGCAACGACCGATCCGCAAAAGCTTCCGGTTACGGTTTTATCTCGCTGCTTGCAGTTCCATCTTAAGCACATGGATGAAGAGACGATTGCGAATCATCTTCAGTTTATCCTTGAGCAGGAATCCATAGCGTTTGAGGCGCCGTCACTAAGCCTGATTGCGCAATCTGCCGAAGGCAGTATGCGTGATGCTCTGAGCCTTCTTGATCAGGCTATTGCCTATGGCCAGGGTAAAGTCCTAGAAGACGATATCCGTACCATGCTGGGCACTATTGACCATAAATTCATGGTGCGCTTACTAGAAGCTCTAGCCAGTAAAGATAGCGTAATGGCGATTAAAGCGGTTCATGATATGAGTCATTATCCGGTGGACTTTGCAGACGCGCTGAAAGAACTACTGAGTCGCCTCCACCAGGTTGCCGTTTATCAAGCCACCGAAGTTATGCTTGATGCGGCAGCGTCATATATCCCTGAGTTTGCAGATATTTTCGATGCAGCTGATCTTCAAATGTACTATCAGTTAGGGTTACACGCTCGTCGCGATTTGGAGTGGGCTCCATCAGCAAAGCAGGGGCTGGAAATGGCCTTATTGAGAATGCTTGCCTTCCAAATGGATACCGGCTCGTCTCAGGCAAACCCAACGCCAAAAAAAAAAGTTAATCTAAACTCAGATACCGTCTCAAGCCCTCGGAATCAATCCGAGGAAGCGAAATCTACCTCTCCTGAAACTCAAGTTTTTTTAAATGAGACTGAGCGAGAGGCCGGGCACCATCCTGTAAGCGCTGAATCAAACAAAACGGCGAAAGAACCGGAAAAACAACCAGTTAAAGATGATACTTCAGAAGTTGCTTTGACCAAAAGCTCTGAACCAGAGCTTGCGGGTTATGAGCAATTTATGCAACAAGATGACCGTGAGGAAGACGACTCTTCTGACTTTTATCATCAGGCTGATAGTCAGTCACCGATAGAAAGCGAGCAAGCCAAACCTAGCCCAGAGCAACCTGAGAGTAAGGACCATAGCGACGATGATGAAGCGCTAGCTAGCCTACATTCAGCGCTTGGATTAAGTTTAGATGGGCAAAGTCATGTTAGTCAAAAAGATAAAATGCCAGAAAAGCCAGTTCCAAAGGAGCATCCTTCAAAGGAGCGTTCTTCAGAGGAGCCTGCTAAGGGAGATAGTGACAGCTTGCAGTCCCAAGTAGTGGCTGAATCTGGACGAGCTGACACCTTGGAAGAAGTGGAAAACATAGATGTTGAGCAAAATGCTGAACAGGCTTCGAGTCCCAGTTATGAGGGGCCTGAGAGTTATGACAGCGACATTGAGCGTTTAATGCAGGCAAGTTACGAGTCAAGCAATGAGCCAGCCACTGCACACTTTGAAGAAACTGAGCGCCCGAACGCTCCTCAAGGCGGAGTAAGCGCTTCAACGGCAGATGAACTGGAGTTTGTTCCAGAGCTTGATGTCCCTGAAGAGGCCATGGCATGGGCAAATTTAGTACAAAAGCTTGAATTACAGGGGACTTACCACCAAATAGCACAGTCCAGTTGTGCTATTTGGAGCTCTGAGCAGGATGTAATCTTAGAGTTAGCTCCAGAGCAGGAAGTATTGTTGACTGCTAGCGCAAAAGATAATGTTAATAATGCCTTGGCTGCGTGTTTAGGGAAGCCGATCAATATTGAGTGGCAACTAAAACAGCCAAGCATTGAAACTCCGGCAGAGATTTGGCAGCACCAGGCTAAACTGAAGTTGCAAAAAGCGTGTGAAGATTTAAATCAACACCCGTTTAGTCAGCAGTTACAGCAACATTTTGGTGCAAAAATCGATCATCAGTCGGTCACTTATTTAGACAGCTAAAGTCACAAGGCATTAGCTAAGACATATTCATTAATTATTGAGGTAGAGCCATGTTTGGTAAAGGTGGTTTGGGCAACATGATGAAGCAAGCCCAGCAAATGCAAGAAAAAATGCAGAAAGCACAGGAAGAAATTGCTCAGCTAGAAGTCACTGGTGAAGCCGGTGCTGGAATGGTTAAAGTCACGATGACTGGTCGCCATGATGTTAAGCGTGTGGAGATTGATCCTAGCTTAATGGACGACGAGAAAGAGTTACTTGAAGACCTCGTTGCTGCAGCAATTAATGCGGCGGTGCGTAAGGTTGAAGAGACGACGAAAGAGAAGATGGCGGGAGCGACTGAGGGGATGAATCTTCCACCAGGTATGAACTTACCTTTTTAATTAAAGTATCTTTTTGAGCCTGAGCTTTGTTAGTGCTGTGCTCAAATCCTCATGTACTTTTGTACACTACGGATTCTGCGCGCAGTACTGCCTCGCTCAAACACAAAATTCTACCTTAAATTTGCCAAGAGTGGCTATCCAACTTTAAGAAGTTAATATGCAGTCTCCGTTGATTAAAAAATTGATAGATGCTTTTACATGCTTACCTGGCGTGGGCCCTAAGTCTGCCCAACGTATGGCTTACCATTTGTTGGAACGTAATCGTGATGGTGGTATGCATTTATCTAGCGCGCTAGTGTCAGCTATGGAAGGGGTGCACCACTGTCAACGTTGTCGTGACTTTACTGAGTCTGACTTATGCGGAATCTGTCAATCACAACGTCGAGACAGAAATTTGTTGTGTATTGTAGAAAGCCCTGCTGATGTTATCGCGATTGAGGCAACCGGAGGCTTCCAAGGTACTTATTTTGTGCTAATGGGGCACCTTTCGCCACTCGACGGTATTGGCCCCGAAGACATTGGTTTGGATCAACTTAACGTGTTGATTAATGAAGAAAAACCCACCGAAATTATCTTAGCCACTAACTCCACGGTTGAAGGAGAGGCTACTGCTCACTTCATCGCAGAAATGCTCAAAGGCTCTGAGACCGTCTTATCTCGCATAGCTTCTGGCGTTCCGCTAGGGGGCGAGCTTGAGTACATAGACGGTGGAACTTTGATGCATTCATTTTCTGGAAGAAAACCCTATATCTCATAGTTTTTAACTATTTTTGATACAAATCGATACTTTTTACATGCTATTTCCTTTTGCGATATAATTGTTTGGTTGATTATATATTTTGCAAAGGTATTGCTATGAAGAACGAAGGTTTAAAACTAAAATTATTAACGCTTGCGGCGTCTGGCTTGCTGTTAACGGCTTGTGGTGGCGGGAGCGACTCAGATTCATCTGACTCACAACCTCCGGTTAGTGAAGCTCCTACATGGACTGCTGGGGTATTTGAGGATGAAGACAACTTCAAAGATCGTTGTGAAAGTCCTCGTTCGGGTAATGACATTGATGGAAACCCTTGGCCAGATGTGGCGGGTAGCCATTTACATGAAAAGCATTGGTTGCGATCTTGGAGCAATAACACATACCTTTGGTATGATGAAATTCAGGATCAAAATCCAGCGAACTTTGGTGTCCCAACGGATTACTTCGAAGTCCTAAAAACTGAAGAGCTCACCAGCTCTGGTGCCGATAAAGATAACTTTCACTTTTCTCAAGATACCGATGCTTATCAGCAGCGCGCTTCTTCGGGTGCAAGCTCTGGTTACGGTGCACGCTTTTTCTTAATCCAAGCAGCACCTCCTCGCAAAATTGTGATTGCCTATACTGAACCAAGTTCTCCAGCAACTAATGCGGGCTTGACTCGTGGTGCTGAAATTCTTGAGGTCGACGGCGTTGATGTTGTTAACGGCAACGATGTTAACACTTTAAATGATGGCCTTTTCCCGTCAAATGATGGAGAAACGCATGAGTTTGTTGTACGTGATTTAGGTGCCTCAAGCACGCGTACAATTACTATGACTTCGACCACGGTAACCTCTGATCCTGTGCAAAATGAGCAAGTCTTTGATACAGCTAGCGGCAAAGTAGGTTACATGCAGTTCAATACCTTTGGAACTCGTACAGCCGAACAAGAGCTTATTAATGCTTTCGTAGACTTCTCTAATGAGGGTGTTCAAGACTTAGTGGTTGACCTTCGCTATAACGGCGGTGGCTTCTTATTTATCTCCAGTCAGCTAGCTTACATGGTGGCGGGGCAGGCTCAGACGCAAGGCCGAATTTATGAAGAGTCAGTTTGGAATGACAAGCATCCTAATGTAAGTCCTGTTACTGGCGAAAGCTTAGATCCAATTCCTTTTTTCAGTACAACGTCTGATGAGGCTACTGCTCCGGGCGGGACTCTGCCATCAGTAAATCTTAACCGTGTTTTTGTACTCTCTACGGGCGGCACATGTTCTGCGAGTGAAGCATTTATCAATGGTTTGCGTGGTATTGACGTAGAAGTTGTTCTTATTGGCGGCACGACTTGTGGTAAACCTTATGGCTTCTTCCCAACTGACAACTGTGGAACAACTTATTTCACGATTCAGTTTAGAGGTGAAAACGAAAAAGGTTTTGGTCAATATGCCGACGGCTTTGTTCCATCAACAACAGATAACGGGCAAGACTTCGTGAAAGGCTGTACTGTGGCAGATGATTTCGAGCACTTGTTAGGCGACCCTAATGAAGCGATGCTGGCAGCAGCGCTGGACTATCGTGTTAGCGGTTCATGCCCAACTACAACGGAAAAACCTGCGCAACGTAATGCCTACAAAGGGTTTGTCAAAGACGGTTCATTGCTAAAGTCACAAAGAGTTCAAGAGCGTCTATTCCTTGAGCAAAACCGCATAATGACGACTCCTAAGGAGCTGAAGTAATGAAATTAACAGCTCTATCAGTGGCAATATTGGTAATGAGTCTTATGGGCTGCAAAACGACAGAATGGAACAAAGACGTAGCAGTGCCAGCCGTGGCTGTGAACTTTAATTCTGAAGCGAAGGCGGAAGTGGCTGATATTATCAATCAGGCTATGCCCGGCGCTAATGTTAAGTTGGCCAATGACATATTCAGTAAGGACCATAGGCTTTTCATTCAGCGCGAACCTACCATGGTTGATGGTAACCCTGCTCAGGGGCGCATTACCGAAATGCCAAGAAAGTTTGAGCTTTATCATTTGGAAGACACCTGCTTTTTAGTGGATGATAAAACTCAAGATACTTATTTGCTTGGTGTTCTTCAGTGCCAACCTAAATAGTTACTGAGTAGAGTACTCGTAAAGCCAGCCAGCTTGTTCTAAGCTTGCTGGCTTTTTTATGCTCTTAATTCGCAGTTTACTATTGAAAAAAAGGTGAATGTCCCCATTTTTTTCACATCGTGGTAACTAGTGTGAAGAAAATAACTATGTCAGAAACTACTACTAAACAAAAACATTCCTTTCAGACTGAAGTAAAACAACTGTTGCACTTAATGGTGCATTCGCTTTATTCAAACAAAGAAATTTTCCTTCGTGAACTCATCTCCAATGCGGCTGATGCAGCTGATAAGTTGCGCTTCAAAGCTCTAAAAGATAGCAGCCTTTACGGCGACGATGCTGAGTTAAGAATTCGAATTACTACTGATAAAGATGCAAAAACAGTCACCATTTCAGATAATGGTGTCGGTATGACGGAACAAGAGGTTATTAACAACCTCGGTACCATTGCTAAATCAGGAACCGCAGACTTTCTTAAGCAGCTTACAGGCGATCAGAAAAAAGACTCGAAACTGATTGGACAGTTCGGCGTCGGCTTTTATTCAGCCTTTATCGTTGCGGATAAAGTGACGGTGGTCACTCGTGGCGCGGAAGCTGGAATTAATGAAGCTGTGATTTGGGAATCTGCCGGTGATGGCGAGTTTACCATCGAGCCGACAGAAAAAGGCTCACGCGGCACGGAAATCACCTTGCATCTGAAAGACGGCGAAGAAGAGTTCCTCGAAGACTTCAGGTTACGAAACATCATTGGAAAATATTCCGATCACATTTCGCTGCCAGTCGAAATGCACAAGATGAGTTCTGATGAGGAGAACGACTCAGAGGGTGTTGAGTTTGAAGCCGTGAACAAAGCTACAGCCTTGTGGACTCGGCCTAAATCAGATATTTCAGATGAGGAATACCAAGAGTTTTATAAGCATATTTCTCATGATTTCCAAGAACCTCTAACGTGGAGCCATAACCAAGTAGAAGGTACTCAAGAATATACAAGCCTCCTGTATATTCCTTCAAAAGCGCCATTCGATTTATGGAATCGGGATCGTGTACGTGGCGTCAAGCTTTATGTCCAACGTGTTTTTATTATGGATGATGCTGAGCAGTTCTTGCCAGTCTATTTGCGCTTTGTACGCGGTTTGCTGGATTCCAATGACTTACCGTTGAATGTGTCGAGAGAAATCTTACAAGATTCACAAGTGACTCAATCGCTACGAAATGCAACGGTCTCACGTATCTTAAAAATGCTTGAGCAGCTTGCTAAAAAGGACAAAGAGAAATATCAGGCGTTCTGGGACGAGTTTGGGCAAGTGCTGAAAGAGGGCACAGGGGAGGACTTTGCTAATAAAGAAAAGATAGCCAAGTTATTCCGTTTCAGTTCAACTCATACGGATTCGAAAGAACAAACAGTGTCGCTTGATGACTATATTGGACGAATGAAGCCGGAGCAAGAGAAAATTTATTACATTGCAACAGATAGTTTCCTTGCTGCTAAAAATAGCCCACATCTAGAGATCTTCCGCAAGAAAGGCATCGAAGTATTGCTGATGCACGACCGTATTGATGAGTGGACGATTTCACATCTGAATGAATATGAAGGGAAGCAGTTTGTATCGGTAACTCAGGGTGATCTTAATCTTGGCAATTTAGAGGATGCTGAGGATAAGAAAGCACAAGAAAAGGCTTCAGAAGAACATAAAGATCTGGTTGAGCGAGTCAAGTCTGTCTTATCTGACAAAGTTGCGGACGTTAAAATTACGATGCGCTTGACGGACACACCAGCTTGTATTGTCGCTGGAGAAGGGGATATGCCTCTGCAAATGGTCAAAATGCTGCAAGCAGCAGGTCAAGAGGTTCCTGACGTTAAGCCAGTATTTGAAATCAACCCAGACCATGCGCTGATCAGCTTGGTGGAAAACGAGAAAAATGATGAGCAGTTTGGTGAGTGGGTAGAAGTCCTGTTTGATCAGGCGCTTCTAGCCGAGCAGGGGCAGTTGGACGATCCTGCGAGTTTCGCTAGTAAGCTCAACAAGCTCTTGTTAAAATTGGCGCATTAAGCCAGCGAATAGCCGCCCTTGAGGCGGCTTTTTTATGAGAAAGTTTTTGTCGAGTAAGTTATTCAAAGTTCTTTTTGCGATAGGCGTATTAGCGATATTTATTGGCTCTATCATGCCCGGAAAGCAGCTGCCCTCAAATTTACCGTGGGATAAGGCGCTTCACTTTATAGGCTATTTTGGACTGGGCTTTTTAGCTCGCATGGGTTCGGTAAAGCGC
The Kangiella marina DNA segment above includes these coding regions:
- a CDS encoding VanZ family protein, encoding MRKFLSSKLFKVLFAIGVLAIFIGSIMPGKQLPSNLPWDKALHFIGYFGLGFLARMGSVKRPWWLLMVACIGFSLIIELLQMFIPNRGFEWMDLAANSLGVICGVLMGMLGKKFLIRE